The following are encoded together in the Effusibacillus lacus genome:
- the prmC gene encoding peptide chain release factor N(5)-glutamine methyltransferase: MSDQHFTTVREALQQASLLFTERRIQNPRLNAEVLLQHLLGWTKAKLLAEDREPFPSEKSGLFQMWMDRRLQGEPLQYIVGVQEFYGRDFHVNPAVLIPRPETEILIEEVLKRRQWWNRPLIADIGTGSGAIAVTLALEWPESGVYAVDISLDAIGVAQENAKRLGAQVHFLHGDLVGPLLSEGLRLDVLVSNPPYIPSEEVDKLAVEVRGHEPRLALDGGHDGLEPYRRITQALPNLMRETGPALVGFEVGIGQAQAVAALIGTNWPGSETGIVRDLQGIERVVLGWI; this comes from the coding sequence ATGAGTGATCAACATTTCACAACTGTCCGGGAAGCCCTGCAGCAGGCTTCCCTTCTGTTTACCGAGCGGAGGATCCAAAATCCCAGGTTGAACGCCGAAGTCCTGCTGCAGCATCTGCTTGGCTGGACCAAAGCCAAACTGCTGGCAGAAGACCGGGAGCCGTTTCCTTCCGAAAAATCAGGCTTGTTTCAAATGTGGATGGACAGGCGGCTGCAAGGGGAACCCCTGCAATACATTGTTGGAGTACAGGAATTTTACGGACGTGACTTTCACGTCAATCCCGCAGTGTTGATCCCGCGTCCGGAAACGGAGATTCTGATCGAGGAAGTGCTGAAGCGGCGTCAGTGGTGGAACCGCCCGCTGATTGCGGATATTGGGACGGGGTCCGGAGCCATTGCGGTGACGCTGGCTCTTGAGTGGCCGGAGTCCGGAGTGTATGCGGTTGATATCTCCCTTGATGCGATCGGAGTCGCGCAAGAGAATGCCAAACGGCTTGGGGCACAGGTGCATTTTTTGCATGGGGATCTGGTCGGGCCTTTGCTTAGTGAGGGACTGCGGCTCGATGTCCTGGTATCGAATCCGCCCTACATTCCTTCGGAAGAGGTTGACAAATTGGCGGTGGAAGTGCGGGGGCATGAACCCCGGTTGGCATTGGATGGCGGTCACGACGGATTGGAACCTTATCGCCGGATTACGCAAGCGCTGCCCAACTTGATGCGGGAAACGGGACCGGCGCTGGTCGGGTTTGAGGTGGGAATCGGTCAAGCGCAAGCGGTGGCAGCCCTGATTGGAACCAACTGGCCCGGGTCCGAAACGGGGATCGTCCGGGACCTGCAAGGAATTGAGCGAGTGGTATTGGGATGGATATAA
- a CDS encoding sigma-54 interaction domain-containing protein: MKKTTTPIQAIVDASHDGIIAIDKQANITLVNKNAMEILGLPEGIVGQKITKFIPNSDMLRILSTGKKEIGDIAVVLNRQIVINRLPIVVDGEIVGAVSTFKEITDIQKMEMRIRKQFTESGLEAKYRLEDIAGSSAAIKETKKLAERFGKTDATVLILGESGTGKELFAQGIHLTSSRAVGPFVAVNCAALPGNLLESELFGYDEGAFTGARKGGKPGLFELAHGGTLFLDEIGEMSLPIQALLLRVLQEKKVRRIGGEKVIPVDVRIVAATNRDLEELIRAKQFRPDLYYRLNVLTLELPPLRDRLEDIPKLTESVVQEICEKMNKRITSIDHSLYRIFRQHDWPGNVRELRNVVERMVLLCEDGRLKKEDAEFFGKKLAPKKSGSGAGRDWEETERVMILSALQRANGNKTEAARLLGMDRTTLWRKIKKYQEKFTE; this comes from the coding sequence ATGAAAAAAACAACCACTCCCATTCAGGCGATCGTGGACGCTTCCCACGACGGAATTATCGCCATCGACAAACAGGCGAATATTACTCTGGTCAACAAAAATGCAATGGAGATTCTCGGTTTGCCTGAGGGAATTGTGGGTCAGAAAATCACCAAATTTATCCCTAATTCCGATATGCTCCGGATTCTGTCCACAGGGAAAAAGGAAATTGGCGACATTGCGGTTGTCCTCAACAGACAGATCGTCATTAACCGGCTACCCATAGTTGTCGATGGGGAAATCGTCGGTGCAGTCTCCACATTTAAAGAAATAACAGATATCCAGAAAATGGAGATGAGAATCCGCAAACAGTTTACTGAAAGCGGGCTTGAGGCGAAGTACCGTTTGGAAGATATCGCAGGGAGTTCCGCTGCCATTAAAGAGACCAAGAAGCTTGCGGAACGTTTTGGCAAAACGGACGCCACTGTGTTGATTTTGGGCGAATCCGGTACGGGCAAGGAACTGTTTGCACAAGGAATCCACCTGACCAGTTCCCGTGCGGTCGGGCCTTTTGTGGCCGTGAATTGCGCCGCGCTTCCGGGCAATTTGTTGGAAAGCGAATTGTTCGGGTATGACGAGGGCGCTTTTACGGGTGCGAGAAAAGGGGGAAAACCAGGTTTGTTCGAACTGGCTCACGGTGGAACTCTTTTTCTCGACGAGATCGGTGAAATGTCGCTACCGATACAAGCTCTGTTGTTGCGGGTTTTGCAGGAAAAGAAAGTTCGCAGGATCGGCGGCGAGAAAGTGATTCCCGTTGATGTTCGCATTGTGGCTGCGACCAACCGCGATCTGGAAGAATTGATCAGAGCCAAACAGTTTCGCCCGGATCTCTATTACAGATTGAATGTGCTCACCCTTGAACTTCCCCCTTTGCGTGACAGGCTTGAGGACATTCCCAAATTGACAGAATCTGTCGTACAAGAGATTTGCGAGAAAATGAACAAACGGATAACCTCCATCGATCACTCCCTCTATCGGATCTTCAGGCAGCATGATTGGCCGGGAAACGTTCGGGAACTTCGCAATGTTGTGGAAAGAATGGTGCTTTTGTGTGAAGATGGACGGTTAAAAAAAGAGGATGCGGAATTTTTCGGCAAGAAATTGGCCCCCAAAAAATCCGGATCCGGCGCTGGCCGGGATTGGGAAGAGACAGAACGGGTGATGATCCTCTCCGCCCTGCAACGGGCCAACGGGAACAAAACGGAGGCTGCCAGGCTGTTGGGGATGGATCGGACAACCTTGTGGCGCAAAATCAAAAAATATCAGGAAAAATTTACTGAATAA
- a CDS encoding tartrate dehydrogenase: MEHYSVAVIAGDGIGPEVMAEGLKALQAVERVHNWIRFDIRCLDWNCGYYARHGRMMPDNGLEILRDFDAILLGAIGAPDVPDHISVWELILPIRRRFHQYVNLRPIKLLKGLESPLRHKGQAELDFVVVRENTEGEYSNMGGRLHAGTPYELAIQNNVFTRFGVERVIRYAFSLAQSLGRKRVTAATKSNGINHSMPFWDEVFRDVSRSHPEIRTDLFHIDALAAYFVSRPEIFDVVVASNLFGDILTDLGAAVVGGLGLAPSGNINPEREYPSMFEPIHGSAPDIAGKGIANPIATIWSVSMMMDHLGHREMGQLLLDGIEEVLVEGVVRTPDIGGRATTSEMGDAIVNSIMRKA; encoded by the coding sequence ATGGAACATTATTCTGTTGCGGTGATCGCCGGGGATGGAATTGGTCCCGAGGTGATGGCGGAAGGGTTAAAGGCGCTTCAGGCGGTTGAACGGGTGCATAACTGGATCAGGTTTGACATCCGGTGTCTGGATTGGAATTGCGGGTATTATGCCAGGCATGGAAGGATGATGCCCGATAACGGGCTGGAAATCTTGCGCGACTTTGACGCGATCCTGCTTGGGGCTATCGGGGCGCCGGATGTACCCGATCACATTTCGGTTTGGGAGTTGATTCTTCCGATTCGCAGGAGATTTCATCAATATGTCAATTTGCGGCCGATCAAACTGCTGAAAGGATTGGAGAGTCCCCTGCGTCACAAAGGGCAAGCGGAACTGGATTTTGTCGTTGTGCGTGAGAATACCGAAGGCGAATATTCCAACATGGGAGGCCGTCTGCATGCGGGAACCCCTTATGAGTTGGCGATTCAAAATAACGTGTTTACCCGTTTTGGAGTGGAAAGAGTAATCCGTTACGCATTCTCATTGGCTCAGTCCCTTGGCAGAAAACGGGTGACGGCAGCTACAAAGTCAAATGGAATCAACCATTCCATGCCCTTCTGGGATGAGGTTTTCAGGGACGTCAGCCGGAGCCATCCGGAGATCCGTACCGATCTGTTTCATATTGACGCATTGGCCGCCTATTTTGTCAGCAGACCGGAAATTTTTGACGTGGTTGTGGCGAGCAACCTGTTTGGCGACATTTTGACTGACCTGGGAGCCGCGGTTGTCGGCGGGTTGGGTTTGGCACCGTCTGGCAATATCAATCCGGAAAGGGAATACCCTTCGATGTTTGAACCGATCCACGGTTCGGCCCCCGATATTGCGGGAAAAGGAATCGCCAACCCGATCGCGACCATTTGGAGCGTGAGCATGATGATGGATCATCTGGGACATAGAGAGATGGGGCAGCTGTTGCTGGACGGAATCGAAGAGGTGCTGGTTGAAGGGGTCGTTCGCACACCGGACATTGGCGGTCGGGCAACCACATCTGAAATGGGCGACGCCATCGTAAATTCAATTATGAGGAAAGCTTGA
- a CDS encoding energy-coupling factor transporter ATPase: MNLPILSVENLSHTYMLGTPLEQPALFGVNMHVGKGECVAIIGHTGSGKSTLIQHFNGLQFPQSGKVVVDGIDLSQPRIDCKMLRRKVGLVFQNPEDQIFEKLVGDDIAYGPFKMGLPLKEVRERVRWAMELVGLPFDEFRDRATFALSGGQKRKVALAGVLALQPDILVLDEPTAGLDPRSRKELLARIKRLNREENLTLIFVTHNMEEVAYLADRVYVLANGRDIYNGSPREVFGNREVLRAHQIGTPETVEILHRLHDKGHPVNPGAFEVEGAAEQILSLLKPQGGDAGVVRV, encoded by the coding sequence GTGAATCTTCCGATTCTTTCTGTAGAAAACCTTTCTCATACTTACATGCTGGGAACCCCTTTGGAACAGCCGGCCTTATTCGGAGTGAACATGCATGTGGGAAAGGGGGAGTGTGTTGCCATTATCGGTCACACTGGTTCAGGGAAATCCACCCTGATCCAACATTTCAACGGCTTGCAGTTTCCGCAGTCTGGAAAGGTAGTCGTTGACGGAATCGATTTGTCACAACCGAGAATTGATTGTAAGATGCTTCGCCGCAAAGTGGGATTGGTGTTTCAAAATCCGGAGGACCAGATTTTTGAAAAGCTGGTCGGCGACGATATTGCCTACGGGCCGTTTAAAATGGGCCTTCCCCTGAAAGAAGTGCGAGAACGGGTCCGATGGGCCATGGAATTGGTCGGATTGCCTTTTGACGAGTTTCGGGATCGGGCAACCTTTGCCCTAAGCGGGGGACAAAAGCGGAAAGTGGCTCTTGCCGGAGTGCTTGCCCTGCAGCCGGACATTCTCGTTTTGGATGAACCTACAGCCGGATTGGATCCGCGATCGCGCAAGGAACTGCTTGCACGGATCAAGCGTTTAAACCGGGAAGAAAATCTGACTCTCATCTTTGTTACCCACAACATGGAAGAAGTGGCTTATCTCGCTGACCGTGTGTATGTATTGGCAAACGGCAGGGATATTTATAACGGCTCTCCCCGTGAGGTATTCGGAAATCGGGAAGTTTTGCGGGCACACCAGATAGGAACCCCGGAGACAGTGGAGATCCTCCACCGTTTGCACGACAAGGGACATCCGGTGAATCCCGGGGCGTTCGAGGTGGAAGGGGCCGCTGAACAAATCCTTTCTCTGCTGAAACCGCAAGGGGGTGATGCAGGTGTCGTCCGCGTTTGA
- a CDS encoding SDR family oxidoreductase — protein sequence MLLKGKVAIITGAGSGMGRATALLFAEQGAKIVAADLNLQAAEETVRQIRGEAITVQADVADDAQVKAMTEQTIRSFGCIDILVNNAGVPMSFTPIEQVKEEQWEQIMNVNVKSIYLTAKYAVPYMKEKGEGVIVNTASIAGIRARPGLNAYCASKGAAIMLTKALAIELAPYKIRVNAINPGPAETPMLSKFVNGDKEKVEKDIRDVFLNSVPLGALIQPEDIAQAALYLCSDMAKMVTGEVVNVDGGRGI from the coding sequence ATGCTGTTGAAGGGGAAGGTAGCGATTATCACCGGTGCCGGATCGGGAATGGGGAGAGCGACGGCTCTTCTCTTTGCCGAACAGGGGGCCAAAATTGTGGCGGCCGATCTCAATTTGCAAGCGGCGGAAGAAACGGTAAGACAAATACGTGGGGAAGCCATTACGGTACAGGCAGACGTTGCAGATGATGCCCAGGTGAAGGCTATGACAGAACAAACGATCCGATCTTTTGGATGCATCGATATTCTTGTCAATAACGCGGGGGTCCCGATGTCTTTCACTCCGATTGAACAGGTGAAGGAAGAGCAGTGGGAACAAATTATGAACGTGAATGTCAAATCCATCTACCTGACGGCCAAATATGCTGTGCCGTACATGAAGGAAAAAGGAGAAGGTGTGATTGTCAATACGGCTTCCATTGCCGGAATTCGCGCGCGTCCGGGACTTAACGCGTATTGTGCTTCAAAAGGGGCTGCCATCATGCTGACAAAAGCTCTTGCCATTGAACTGGCCCCTTATAAAATCAGAGTGAACGCCATCAACCCGGGTCCGGCCGAAACGCCCATGTTAAGCAAGTTTGTCAACGGGGACAAAGAAAAGGTTGAGAAAGACATTCGGGACGTTTTTTTAAACAGTGTTCCGCTGGGGGCTCTGATCCAGCCGGAGGATATTGCACAGGCGGCTCTGTACCTTTGCAGCGATATGGCGAAGATGGTCACCGGCGAAGTAGTAAATGTGGACGGGGGGCGAGGCATTTAG
- the prfA gene encoding peptide chain release factor 1: MIDRLQAIEDRYNRLTDLLCDPAVINDPVKLREYSKEQSDLEETVQAFREYKQTVQGLTDAKAMLAEKLDDEMRELVKMEISELTEKESELKDRLTILLLPKDPNDDKNVIVEIRGAAGGDEAALFAGDLYRMYSRYAERQGWKTEIIEASPTELGGYKEIIFMVNGKGAYSKMKFESGAHRVQRVPATESGGRIHTSTATVAVLPEAEDVEVEIHEKDLRIDTFCSTGPGGQSVNTTQSAIRITHMPTGLVVSCQDEKSQLKNKEKAMKVLRARLYELKQQEQEKELADARKSQVGTGDRSERIRTYNFPQSRVTDHRIGLTLHKLDMVLQGDLDEIINALITADRSEQLKAANE; encoded by the coding sequence ATGATTGATCGTTTGCAGGCGATTGAAGATCGATATAACAGATTGACCGACCTGCTTTGTGATCCGGCTGTCATCAATGACCCGGTCAAGCTTCGTGAATACTCCAAGGAGCAGTCGGATCTGGAAGAAACGGTACAAGCCTTCCGGGAGTACAAACAAACGGTTCAGGGACTGACGGATGCGAAAGCGATGCTGGCGGAAAAACTTGACGATGAAATGCGCGAATTGGTCAAAATGGAGATCTCCGAATTGACTGAGAAAGAATCGGAATTGAAAGACCGGCTGACTATTCTGCTGCTTCCGAAGGACCCCAACGATGACAAAAACGTTATCGTCGAGATTCGTGGTGCCGCGGGAGGTGACGAAGCCGCCTTGTTCGCGGGGGATCTGTACCGTATGTACAGCCGCTATGCGGAAAGACAAGGTTGGAAGACGGAGATCATTGAGGCGTCCCCAACAGAACTTGGCGGTTATAAAGAGATTATTTTCATGGTGAATGGCAAGGGAGCCTACTCGAAGATGAAGTTTGAATCGGGTGCACACCGGGTGCAGCGGGTTCCCGCCACCGAATCGGGCGGCCGGATCCATACATCGACGGCAACGGTGGCTGTGTTGCCGGAAGCGGAAGATGTGGAAGTGGAAATCCACGAGAAAGATCTGCGGATTGACACCTTCTGTTCGACAGGTCCCGGCGGGCAGTCGGTTAACACCACCCAGTCGGCGATCCGGATTACCCACATGCCGACAGGCCTTGTGGTGTCCTGCCAGGATGAGAAATCCCAGTTGAAGAACAAGGAAAAAGCGATGAAGGTTCTGCGTGCCCGACTGTACGAACTGAAGCAGCAGGAGCAGGAGAAAGAACTGGCGGATGCCAGAAAGAGCCAGGTGGGAACCGGGGACCGCTCCGAGCGAATCCGTACTTACAACTTCCCGCAAAGCCGTGTCACGGACCATCGCATCGGACTGACCCTGCACAAACTGGATATGGTGCTTCAGGGCGACCTGGACGAGATCATTAACGCATTGATCACGGCCGACCGCTCTGAGCAACTGAAAGCTGCCAATGAGTGA
- a CDS encoding energy-coupling factor transporter ATPase — MAQDPLIRIQSVSFSYSVNQNQIPVLHDVSFHVHRGEYLAIIGHNGSGKSTLAKHFNGILTPHSGDVWVAGMNTRDKHKHREIRQRVGMVFQHPDNQIVATIVQDDVAFGLENTGVPVDEMKKRVDYALDAVGMSAFRKRPPHHLSGGQKQRVAIAGILAMRPECIVLDEATSMLDTFGRKEILSVIRKLHREGMTIVSVTHHMSEVAEADRVLVMEGGRIVLEGSPREVFRQHAQLEELHLEVPQSSRIAMLVHQHYPAFSPDLIRQDEIVEEVDRVLSAKAEVNGA; from the coding sequence ATGGCGCAAGACCCTTTGATTCGGATTCAAAGCGTCAGTTTTTCCTATTCTGTCAACCAGAATCAGATTCCGGTCCTGCATGACGTTTCCTTTCATGTCCATCGCGGGGAATACCTTGCGATCATCGGACACAATGGTTCCGGCAAATCAACGCTCGCCAAGCACTTCAACGGCATTCTGACCCCTCATTCGGGCGATGTCTGGGTTGCCGGCATGAATACCAGAGACAAGCATAAACATCGGGAGATCAGACAACGGGTTGGAATGGTGTTCCAACATCCGGACAATCAAATCGTCGCTACGATCGTGCAGGATGATGTGGCATTCGGGTTGGAAAACACGGGAGTCCCTGTGGATGAGATGAAAAAGCGTGTGGATTACGCACTGGATGCGGTCGGCATGTCCGCTTTTCGCAAGCGGCCGCCGCATCATTTGTCAGGCGGACAGAAACAGCGTGTGGCAATCGCCGGCATCCTGGCCATGCGCCCGGAGTGCATCGTTTTGGATGAAGCAACAAGCATGCTGGATACTTTTGGGCGGAAGGAGATTCTTTCCGTGATCCGTAAGCTGCACAGAGAAGGAATGACCATCGTTTCCGTTACCCATCACATGTCGGAAGTGGCTGAGGCTGACAGGGTGCTGGTGATGGAAGGCGGCAGGATTGTTCTGGAAGGTTCTCCCCGGGAAGTGTTTAGGCAGCATGCACAATTGGAGGAATTGCACCTGGAAGTGCCGCAATCCAGCCGGATTGCCATGCTGGTTCATCAACACTATCCCGCTTTTTCTCCCGACCTGATCCGCCAGGATGAAATTGTGGAGGAAGTGGACCGGGTTCTGTCTGCCAAAGCGGAGGTGAACGGAGCGTGA
- a CDS encoding aldehyde dehydrogenase family protein — protein sequence MESKKYGLYIGGEWIETEESIPVYHKYSGKVIANIAKANREHVRDAVAKAQKVFKNSSLTPFRRYEILLKASELVEERRKELEVSLAREVGKTIKDAKGELDRVVNTLRISAEEAKRIGGEIVPLQATPGAENRLGFAIRVPRGVIGAITPFNYPLLLTAHKVAPAIAAGNTVVLKPATSTPIASFQLVELLEAAGLPKGHVNIVTGAGSEVGDWMLEDERIAIFTFTGSAEVGKWIKQRSGLRPVALELGNNSPNIVHSDADLEAAARLISARSFHNAGQACIAVQRILVQEKVFDAFTERYLAFVDRLQVGDPEDPNTDVGPMISEKEAIRAEQWVMEAVAQGAEMLRGGKREGAILHPTVLTRTTPEMKVNCLEVFAPVVTLMPYKTIEDAFEIANDSAYGLQAGIFTSDLNIAMKAARSLEYGGVIINDVSTYRNDVMPYGGIKNSGLGKEGPRYTIEEMTELRMVVMNL from the coding sequence ATGGAATCCAAAAAGTATGGACTGTATATTGGCGGCGAATGGATCGAGACGGAGGAATCGATTCCCGTTTATCACAAATACTCCGGAAAAGTGATTGCAAATATTGCAAAAGCCAACAGGGAGCATGTGAGGGATGCCGTTGCAAAGGCTCAAAAAGTGTTTAAAAACAGTTCTTTGACGCCCTTCCGTCGATACGAGATCCTCTTGAAAGCTTCCGAACTCGTGGAAGAAAGACGGAAGGAGCTGGAAGTTTCCCTTGCCAGGGAAGTTGGCAAAACGATCAAAGATGCGAAAGGCGAATTGGATCGGGTGGTCAATACACTCCGGATTTCTGCCGAGGAGGCGAAAAGGATCGGCGGCGAAATCGTTCCCCTTCAGGCAACACCGGGAGCAGAGAACCGGTTGGGATTCGCGATCCGGGTGCCGCGGGGAGTCATCGGAGCCATCACTCCCTTCAACTATCCGCTTTTGCTGACTGCCCATAAGGTGGCGCCGGCCATCGCCGCCGGCAATACGGTGGTGCTCAAACCTGCGACATCCACACCAATAGCTTCCTTTCAGCTGGTGGAACTATTGGAAGCGGCGGGCCTCCCGAAAGGGCATGTCAACATTGTTACCGGCGCGGGCAGCGAAGTCGGTGACTGGATGCTGGAGGACGAACGGATTGCCATATTTACTTTCACCGGATCGGCCGAGGTGGGCAAATGGATCAAACAACGCAGTGGACTCCGGCCCGTGGCTCTCGAGTTGGGGAACAACTCTCCGAACATTGTTCACTCCGATGCCGACTTGGAGGCAGCCGCACGGCTGATTTCCGCCCGGAGCTTTCACAATGCGGGCCAGGCTTGCATCGCGGTGCAGCGGATTCTTGTGCAGGAAAAGGTCTTTGACGCTTTTACCGAAAGGTATCTGGCTTTTGTCGACCGGTTACAGGTAGGGGATCCGGAGGATCCAAACACCGACGTGGGCCCGATGATCAGCGAGAAAGAGGCAATCCGGGCGGAACAATGGGTGATGGAAGCAGTTGCGCAGGGGGCGGAGATGTTGCGCGGCGGTAAAAGGGAAGGGGCCATCCTCCATCCGACCGTGCTGACCCGGACAACCCCTGAAATGAAAGTCAATTGTTTGGAAGTCTTTGCGCCGGTTGTTACGCTTATGCCCTATAAGACCATCGAGGATGCGTTTGAAATCGCAAACGATTCCGCATACGGTTTGCAGGCGGGTATCTTTACCAGCGATCTGAACATTGCGATGAAAGCCGCCAGGTCATTGGAATATGGCGGTGTCATTATCAACGATGTGTCGACTTACCGGAACGATGTTATGCCCTACGGCGGCATTAAGAACAGTGGGCTTGGCAAAGAAGGCCCCCGTTACACGATTGAAGAGATGACAGAATTGCGCATGGTTGTCATGAACTTATAA